A section of the Flavobacterium ardleyense genome encodes:
- a CDS encoding PAS domain-containing protein, translating to MTSKTPNPSFIIINSHEQEKLDLIQHLDKVFSSSRFLSFDCLSDYAVSEEFTDESTVFMLFDNCFDLSVVAQRNNISNITSDNAAIVFCTSADYFFTQQLIELGVSEILTNTFYSTQQLQQSIYNVLSRKNNGRDDVSSAYKNKFFDVLSNYYGSLVSALTSKLDFKQTSRGLIEKLELNNECLSKKNLRDYVHKDDHWQLENLAALLDQEEIITLHPIRFLSASGSFEIFQANFFKDCEVEGQFIVDIKVHPSQEIKDAFRLENNERFSAIAQATNSTIYEYFPESKLLFTSNKDGIYGFIEGEYLEEYFAQYLEKIHIDDKQRLIKKFKTSLTTTHQKPFVDEYRILKSNNRYQTILERYRIFVQNGKPYKRIGALTDITEVTAQNALIALEKQVYEMNAAQTIDFCEVIAYLECKMEELIPNTKCMVLTMSDHGHIESISQRDHNNYFVREIAEHSKTINPLCDKVGHRGKISESERWAETIEVTNLFNVKYFWTSPAVNKENETIANVVLLFTEFIETDEIEEVLVERITNLVGVLVAKNRAITETRTSRERYEMVAKATNDTIWDWNVVTDVVSWNKGIFETYGYKKEDIEETSTWWFSNVHPEDSIRVSVKLYNFLEQKTEKWHDEYRLKCADGTYKYVLDRGFLEKNSEGKAVRMIGSMQDITHSKIEEERLKLLSAAITQANDAVIITETPRSIYALPKIVYANPAFSKMTGYQFDEVVGQSPQMFLGKNAMVEQQTILLRAEEFNKEFVFEALNRRKNGEEYWARFSMIPVSNNQGEHSHWISLQSDITNQKEQEKEKEHLIQELTRHNNDLKQFSYITSHNLRAPLSNLIGLLNLIDDIVIEDEDLKEIIDGFSKSTHLLNQTINDLINIVIIKDNLSIKREQIIIKDALQNILDQLSYTISLYAPKITIDTTKAPFLTANKTYIESIFLNLITNAIRYSDSSRQLEINISSEDIGDEIILRFEDNGVGIDLERNRDKLFGLYQRFHDYPDSKGLGLYLVKSQVTSMGGGITVESELGKGSCFIVAFKK from the coding sequence ATGACGTCAAAGACCCCAAATCCCTCGTTTATTATAATAAATAGCCACGAGCAAGAAAAACTCGATTTAATACAGCATCTCGACAAAGTTTTTTCATCATCTAGATTCCTATCATTTGACTGTTTAAGTGATTATGCAGTTTCGGAAGAATTTACCGATGAAAGCACTGTTTTTATGCTTTTCGATAATTGCTTCGATCTTTCAGTAGTGGCTCAACGCAACAATATTTCGAATATAACTTCAGATAATGCCGCAATTGTATTTTGTACAAGCGCGGATTATTTTTTTACCCAGCAATTAATTGAGTTGGGAGTTAGCGAAATTCTGACCAATACTTTTTACTCAACCCAACAATTACAGCAAAGCATTTACAATGTTTTAAGTCGAAAGAATAATGGTCGGGACGATGTGAGTTCTGCTTATAAAAACAAGTTTTTTGATGTTCTTAGTAATTACTACGGAAGTCTCGTTAGCGCATTAACCTCCAAACTTGATTTTAAACAAACTAGTAGGGGACTAATTGAGAAATTAGAATTAAATAACGAATGTCTTTCTAAGAAAAATCTTCGAGATTATGTACACAAGGACGATCACTGGCAATTAGAGAATTTAGCTGCTTTGCTGGATCAAGAAGAAATCATAACACTGCACCCGATACGATTTCTCAGCGCTAGTGGAAGTTTTGAAATCTTTCAAGCAAATTTTTTTAAAGATTGTGAAGTAGAAGGTCAATTTATTGTCGACATTAAGGTGCATCCTAGTCAGGAAATTAAAGATGCCTTTAGGCTTGAGAATAATGAACGTTTTAGCGCAATTGCCCAAGCCACAAATTCGACTATCTACGAATATTTTCCCGAATCAAAATTATTATTTACTTCGAATAAAGATGGAATCTATGGCTTTATAGAAGGTGAATATCTTGAAGAATATTTTGCCCAATATCTCGAAAAGATACATATTGATGATAAGCAACGCTTGATTAAGAAGTTTAAGACAAGCCTTACTACTACCCATCAAAAGCCATTTGTTGATGAATATAGAATACTTAAATCAAATAACAGATATCAAACTATTCTGGAGCGATATCGCATATTCGTGCAAAATGGTAAACCCTACAAGCGAATTGGTGCACTTACAGATATCACTGAAGTTACGGCACAAAACGCATTAATCGCTCTCGAAAAGCAGGTTTACGAAATGAACGCTGCACAGACTATCGATTTCTGTGAAGTGATTGCATACTTAGAGTGTAAAATGGAGGAATTAATTCCAAACACCAAATGTATGGTTTTAACGATGAGTGATCATGGACATATAGAAAGCATTAGTCAGAGAGATCATAATAACTATTTTGTACGTGAAATTGCAGAACATAGTAAAACTATAAATCCTCTCTGTGACAAGGTGGGACACCGTGGAAAGATTTCTGAAAGCGAGCGTTGGGCTGAAACGATTGAAGTTACAAATCTTTTTAATGTAAAGTACTTTTGGACTTCGCCTGCAGTAAATAAAGAAAATGAGACAATTGCAAATGTTGTTCTACTTTTTACAGAATTTATTGAAACCGACGAGATTGAGGAAGTATTAGTAGAGAGAATAACGAATCTGGTGGGGGTGCTAGTTGCAAAAAATAGAGCAATCACCGAAACCAGAACATCGAGAGAACGTTATGAAATGGTTGCCAAAGCAACTAACGACACCATTTGGGATTGGAATGTTGTGACCGATGTTGTGAGTTGGAATAAGGGAATTTTTGAAACATATGGTTATAAAAAGGAAGATATCGAAGAAACCTCAACTTGGTGGTTTAGTAATGTACATCCAGAAGATAGTATCCGTGTATCGGTCAAATTATATAATTTTCTAGAACAGAAAACAGAAAAATGGCACGATGAGTATCGACTAAAGTGCGCAGACGGCACATATAAATATGTATTAGATCGTGGATTTTTGGAAAAGAATAGCGAAGGAAAAGCAGTACGAATGATAGGCTCAATGCAAGACATTACCCATTCGAAAATTGAGGAAGAGCGACTAAAACTATTGAGCGCGGCCATTACTCAAGCAAACGACGCAGTTATCATCACCGAAACGCCCCGAAGCATTTACGCCTTGCCAAAAATTGTCTACGCAAATCCTGCTTTTTCAAAAATGACGGGCTATCAATTTGATGAAGTAGTAGGGCAATCACCACAAATGTTCCTAGGCAAAAATGCCATGGTAGAACAACAAACTATTCTCTTAAGAGCTGAGGAATTTAATAAAGAATTTGTCTTTGAAGCGCTAAATCGTCGAAAAAATGGAGAGGAATATTGGGCACGTTTTTCTATGATTCCCGTATCTAATAATCAAGGAGAGCATTCTCACTGGATTTCCTTACAATCTGATATTACAAATCAAAAAGAACAAGAAAAAGAAAAGGAACATTTGATACAGGAATTGACTAGACATAACAATGATTTAAAACAGTTTTCTTACATTACATCGCACAATCTTCGAGCACCGCTTTCAAATTTGATTGGTTTGCTCAATTTAATTGACGATATTGTAATTGAAGATGAAGATTTAAAAGAAATTATTGATGGCTTTTCAAAATCAACTCATTTATTAAATCAAACAATCAACGATCTTATTAATATAGTAATTATTAAAGATAATTTATCGATTAAGAGAGAGCAGATTATCATTAAAGATGCTCTTCAAAATATTTTAGACCAATTAAGCTATACAATTAGCCTTTATGCGCCTAAAATCACAATTGACACAACAAAGGCGCCATTTTTAACAGCAAACAAGACATATATAGAAAGTATTTTCTTAAATTTGATTACAAATGCTATTCGTTATAGTGATTCTAGTCGGCAATTAGAAATAAATATATCGTCGGAAGATATTGGAGACGAAATTATATTGCGATTTGAAGACAATGGCGTTGGAATTGATTTGGAGAGAAATAGAGATAAATTGTTTGGCTTATATCAGCGTTTTCACGATTATCCAGATAGTAAAGGCTTAGGATTATATTTAGTAAAATCTCAGGTCACTAGTATGGGTGGAGGAATTACAGTAGAAAGTGAATTGGGTAAGGGAAGTTGTTTTATTGTAGCCTTTAAAAAATAA
- the typA gene encoding translational GTPase TypA, translating into MESIRNIAIIAHVDHGKTTVVDKIMYHCQLFRENENTGDLILDNNDLERERGITITSKNVSVMYKGTKINIIDTPGHADFGGEVERVLNMADGVCLLVDAFEGPMPQTRFVLQKALDLGLKPCVVINKVDKENCTPEEVHEKVFDLMFELGATEEQLDFPAVYGSAKNNWMSTDWRVQTENIEPLLDMVIANVPPPKVSEGTPQMLITSLDFSAFTGRIAIGRLERGVLKEGMPISLVKRDGSVMKTRIKELHTFEGLGRKKVQEVIAGDICAIIGVDGFEIGDTIADYENPEALKTIDIDEPTMSMLFTINDSPFFGKEGKFVTSRHIRERLTKELEKNLAMKLGETDSADKFMVFGRGVLHLSVLIETMRREGYELQIGQPQVIIKEIDGVKCEPIEELTIDLPENLSGRAVEFVSLRKGEMLSMEGKGERMIIKFNIPSRGIIGLRNQLLTATAGEAIMSHRYIGYEPFKGAIPGRNNGSLISMENGKAIPYSIDKLQDRGKFFVHPNDEIYEGQVIGENSRSDDMSVNVTKMKKQSNVRSSGNDEKARIIPPIIFSLEEALEYIQKDEYVEVTPKSIRIRKIYLTETDRKRFKI; encoded by the coding sequence ATGGAATCTATCAGAAACATTGCAATTATTGCCCACGTCGATCACGGTAAAACTACCGTTGTAGACAAAATTATGTACCATTGTCAACTATTTCGTGAAAACGAAAATACAGGAGATTTAATTCTTGACAACAATGACTTAGAGCGTGAAAGAGGTATTACCATTACTTCGAAGAACGTTTCGGTAATGTATAAAGGAACAAAAATCAACATTATTGACACTCCTGGTCACGCCGATTTTGGTGGTGAGGTAGAACGTGTATTAAATATGGCCGATGGTGTGTGTCTTCTTGTAGATGCATTTGAAGGACCAATGCCACAAACACGTTTTGTACTTCAAAAAGCACTTGATCTAGGACTTAAACCTTGTGTTGTTATCAATAAAGTTGATAAAGAAAACTGTACGCCAGAAGAAGTTCATGAAAAGGTTTTTGACCTTATGTTTGAACTAGGTGCTACAGAAGAGCAACTTGACTTCCCAGCAGTATACGGTTCTGCAAAAAATAACTGGATGTCTACCGATTGGAGAGTTCAGACTGAAAATATTGAGCCGCTTTTGGATATGGTTATTGCAAATGTACCTCCTCCAAAAGTTTCAGAAGGTACTCCACAAATGCTTATTACATCTTTAGATTTCTCAGCATTTACAGGACGTATCGCAATTGGTCGTCTAGAAAGAGGTGTACTTAAAGAAGGAATGCCAATCTCTCTTGTAAAAAGAGATGGATCTGTAATGAAAACTCGTATCAAAGAACTTCATACTTTTGAAGGTCTTGGTCGTAAAAAAGTTCAAGAAGTAATTGCAGGAGATATTTGTGCAATTATTGGTGTTGATGGGTTTGAAATTGGTGATACAATCGCTGATTATGAAAATCCTGAAGCTCTAAAAACAATTGATATTGACGAGCCTACAATGAGCATGTTGTTTACAATTAACGATTCTCCTTTCTTCGGAAAAGAGGGTAAATTTGTAACTTCTCGCCACATTAGAGAGCGTCTTACTAAAGAATTGGAAAAAAACTTAGCGATGAAATTGGGTGAGACTGATTCAGCAGATAAGTTTATGGTCTTTGGACGAGGTGTACTTCACTTATCTGTTCTTATCGAAACGATGAGAAGAGAAGGATATGAACTTCAAATTGGACAACCACAAGTTATTATCAAAGAAATTGATGGTGTAAAGTGTGAACCAATTGAAGAATTAACAATCGATTTACCTGAAAATCTTTCTGGTAGAGCAGTAGAATTTGTATCACTTCGTAAAGGTGAAATGCTTTCTATGGAAGGAAAAGGAGAACGTATGATTATCAAATTCAACATTCCATCTCGTGGAATCATTGGACTTCGTAACCAACTTCTTACAGCAACTGCAGGTGAGGCGATTATGTCACACCGTTACATCGGATATGAGCCTTTCAAAGGTGCTATTCCAGGTCGTAACAACGGTTCGCTAATCTCTATGGAAAACGGAAAAGCAATTCCTTATTCTATCGACAAATTGCAAGATCGTGGTAAATTCTTCGTTCACCCGAATGATGAAATTTACGAAGGTCAAGTAATTGGAGAAAACTCTCGTAGCGATGATATGAGTGTCAATGTTACTAAAATGAAGAAACAATCAAACGTTCGTTCTTCTGGAAATGATGAAAAAGCGAGAATTATCCCGCCAATTATTTTCTCTCTTGAAGAAGCGTTGGAGTATATTCAGAAAGATGAGTACGTTGAGGTTACACCAAAATCAATCCGTATCCGTAAGATTTATTTGACAGAAACTGATAGAAAGAGATTTAAAATCTAA
- a CDS encoding ISAon1 family transposase — MDTRANDCHTIGFYFGVNGKKLQRQYKKHLSNFSTWNQGNHASEWLLFPENIGKHLSIDEVNLSMGELYTVVTNKAAKGKKGAIVAILAGTKSDVVIDHLQKIDLKLRNQVTEITLDMANSMKLIAKKAFPKAIQVTDRFHVQKLALEAVQEVRIKLKWLALDKENTAIAEAKSSKTQLIINEYSNGDSPKQLLSRGRFLLYKSQNKWTQTQKARADILFEEHPEIKTVYDLSQKLRTIYNHNTLKSIAITKLAHWYNEVEKLDIKSFNTIMNTIKINYDSILNYFERRSTNAGAESFNAKIKAFRNQFRGVRKVDFFLFRLTKLFA, encoded by the coding sequence ATCGATACTAGAGCAAATGATTGTCATACTATCGGCTTCTATTTTGGAGTCAACGGTAAAAAGCTTCAAAGACAGTACAAAAAGCATCTCAGTAACTTCTCAACCTGGAATCAAGGAAATCATGCCAGTGAGTGGTTGCTTTTTCCCGAAAACATTGGCAAGCATCTTTCTATTGATGAAGTGAATCTATCTATGGGTGAACTTTATACGGTAGTAACCAACAAGGCTGCAAAAGGGAAGAAAGGAGCCATAGTAGCGATTCTTGCAGGAACAAAATCTGATGTCGTCATTGATCACTTGCAAAAAATAGATTTGAAACTGCGCAATCAAGTGACCGAAATTACCTTGGATATGGCAAACAGCATGAAGTTGATAGCAAAAAAGGCTTTTCCAAAAGCCATACAAGTTACCGATCGTTTTCATGTCCAGAAGTTAGCTCTGGAAGCTGTTCAAGAAGTTCGAATCAAATTAAAATGGTTGGCTCTAGACAAAGAAAATACCGCTATAGCCGAAGCAAAGTCCTCTAAAACACAACTAATTATTAATGAATATTCAAATGGTGATTCACCAAAGCAATTACTTAGTAGAGGCCGATTTCTATTGTATAAATCTCAAAATAAGTGGACGCAGACTCAGAAAGCAAGAGCTGACATCCTCTTCGAAGAACATCCGGAAATTAAAACAGTATATGATCTAAGTCAAAAACTTAGAACTATTTACAATCACAATACTCTAAAGTCAATAGCCATAACAAAACTAGCACATTGGTATAATGAAGTAGAGAAGTTAGATATTAAGAGTTTCAATACCATTATGAATACCATCAAAATCAATTATGACTCGATCTTAAATTATTTTGAAAGAAGAAGTACAAACGCCGGAGCCGAATCTTTTAATGCCAAAATAAAAGCATTTAGAAATCAATTTAGAGGCGTCAGAAAGGTAGATTTTTTCCTTTTCAGATTGACCAAACTATTTGCCTAA
- a CDS encoding ISAon1 family transposase N-terminal region protein, with product MDNYLELLKLILPEFLVEHFDLKNSIIEEEKMHLFFDERNSVPTKDKERILISKGFLNEVTIQDFPLRGKLVYLHIKRRRWTDKNTNEIIQRDWNLIAQGTRMTLEFAAFLKEINRY from the coding sequence TTGGACAACTACTTAGAATTGTTAAAATTAATCCTTCCTGAATTTCTTGTCGAACACTTTGATTTAAAGAATTCTATAATTGAAGAGGAAAAAATGCATCTGTTTTTTGACGAAAGAAACAGCGTACCAACCAAAGATAAAGAGCGTATTTTAATCTCAAAAGGTTTTCTAAATGAAGTTACCATACAAGATTTTCCCTTAAGAGGCAAATTGGTGTATTTACATATTAAAAGACGGCGTTGGACTGATAAAAACACCAACGAAATCATACAGCGTGACTGGAATTTAATAGCGCAAGGAACCCGCATGACTCTTGAGTTTGCGGCTTTTTTAAAAGAGATTAATCGATACTAG
- a CDS encoding DUF4476 domain-containing protein — protein MKANFTILLAFFSLGIFAQEAGKVGELIKNEAKTSEMQTEQANRRPNSQGAQTANGKRPKSNRPVPQNNNDYRWNFNYGNSEVFLRIPEYGRFTVEIGDQIMSNESGKFRFFDLKGGSVPIAIYDENFLIYRTRIVLRNNTRTVLDFFSDKGLYLLGNFPQPKQAYGFNEWDDIWNNPYSGQGSQWNNNFGNDGNYNHQGYYNNQGGEHYYAAVMNDQEFTQFLKALQRDASFDDSKIAMIQNVAQHTSFKAVQVYELVKTLSFDKGKVQLAKELYSKCVDKKNYYQVFEALSFDSSKRELNDYIAGR, from the coding sequence ATGAAAGCGAACTTTACTATTTTACTTGCATTCTTTAGCCTTGGCATTTTTGCCCAAGAGGCAGGAAAGGTTGGCGAACTCATAAAGAATGAGGCCAAAACTAGCGAGATGCAAACCGAACAAGCAAATAGGCGACCTAATAGTCAAGGAGCGCAAACTGCGAATGGAAAACGACCTAAATCAAATCGTCCAGTTCCGCAAAATAACAATGACTATCGTTGGAATTTCAACTACGGAAACTCTGAAGTATTCTTGAGAATTCCTGAATACGGAAGATTCACCGTAGAAATTGGAGATCAGATTATGAGCAATGAGTCTGGAAAATTCAGATTTTTCGACCTTAAAGGTGGAAGTGTTCCAATTGCAATCTACGACGAAAACTTTCTGATTTATAGGACTCGAATCGTATTGAGAAACAATACTAGAACAGTTTTGGATTTCTTTTCAGATAAAGGTTTGTATCTATTAGGAAACTTTCCACAACCCAAGCAAGCCTACGGTTTCAATGAGTGGGATGATATTTGGAACAACCCATATTCTGGTCAAGGAAGCCAATGGAATAATAATTTTGGGAATGACGGGAACTATAATCATCAAGGATACTACAACAATCAAGGAGGCGAACATTATTATGCAGCTGTAATGAACGATCAAGAATTCACACAGTTTTTAAAAGCCTTACAGCGTGATGCGAGTTTTGATGATAGCAAGATTGCAATGATTCAAAATGTGGCACAGCATACTTCTTTCAAAGCAGTTCAGGTTTACGAATTAGTAAAAACGCTTAGTTTCGATAAAGGGAAAGTGCAATTAGCGAAGGAACTTTACAGCAAGTGTGTTGACAAGAAAAATTATTACCAAGTCTTTGAAGCCTTGAGTTTTGATAGTTCAAAACGCGAACTGAATGATTATATAGCCGGCAGATAA
- a CDS encoding T9SS type B sorting domain-containing protein: MKLKLLLLLVLSSTFAFSQGEASNWFFGGKAGIKFENDGTITTLSTNPNPIMIQTTEGCSAYSDVNGNLMLYTDGRTVWDRNHVEMPNGDYNNLTGLLGDPSSTQSAIIVPKPGDPNIYYIFTVDEPHHDNRDTYPDQNTNVSFEEDDGFNNGFNYSIVDMSIIGENGSIGDISVRNTHLVTYNPDPEGEEIKYKCSEKITAVKAADNSGYWVITQFVDKFYAFKIDANGVNQTPIVTQIAPIVPVSGYRRNSIGQLKASPDGKKIAIAHQQLGTSKGGTTSNGVVYLYDFNNQNGTVSNAILIRNNVSPYGIEFSASAKRLYVAYDNSTVQYDLESNPINTSGFTVSTVSAGSLQLGPNQKIYLARLQTNVLDVINNPDDLGAACNYEQAAVYLDQGICYFGLPPFITSFFSSSLTAENFCLGDTTNFFVNSLQEFDSISWDFGDGSAVSTVEDATHTYSAAGPYTATATIVYNGEVNINTINITIIENPNATDATLQQCALGDGSEVLFDLNNAISQIVGTQTGMEVKFYPTLEDAENETNVLQAIFSTTIDMTQVFAVVKNSQNCSSISTLTLGITNSEEAEVALSACSTTSAGFASFNLASLDLGGAAQNTITYYASSANLYLAENPLSQNFTNTVANTQLIYAVVNTPGLGCNAIYPIRLTVYKTPIIKDSPIKYICTDNPSATVSLKAEVLNSQAGLTYLWNWGQTTSTIIVNVAATYSVTVTNADGCVATKQYEVRVATKAQIETIIVSGLGGDNVVTVIATLDANGGYLYSVDSENGPYQESNIFTNLAGGAHIVYIKSPHSCGTVSKVFTVLEFPKFFTPNGDGINDTWSVLGINKKYNTSSDIYIFDRYGKLLTKIDPKNYGWDGQFNGKALPATDYWFTTTLPDGTKYKGHFSLVR; the protein is encoded by the coding sequence ATGAAATTAAAATTACTTCTCTTATTAGTGCTAAGTAGCACTTTTGCATTTTCGCAAGGCGAAGCCTCTAACTGGTTTTTTGGTGGAAAAGCGGGTATAAAATTCGAAAATGATGGAACTATCACCACTCTTTCTACAAATCCGAATCCGATTATGATTCAGACTACCGAAGGCTGTAGCGCTTATTCTGACGTGAATGGAAATCTAATGCTTTACACCGATGGACGAACTGTATGGGACAGAAATCACGTAGAAATGCCCAATGGCGATTATAATAACTTGACCGGATTGTTGGGAGATCCCTCAAGTACACAGTCGGCAATTATAGTTCCGAAACCAGGCGATCCAAATATTTATTACATTTTTACGGTTGACGAGCCGCATCACGATAATAGAGATACTTATCCCGATCAGAACACAAATGTATCTTTTGAAGAAGATGACGGTTTTAACAACGGCTTTAATTATTCGATTGTAGATATGTCCATCATTGGCGAAAATGGAAGTATTGGAGATATTTCTGTTCGCAACACGCATCTTGTGACGTATAATCCTGATCCTGAAGGCGAGGAAATAAAATATAAATGTTCTGAGAAAATTACTGCGGTAAAAGCTGCAGACAATTCGGGATATTGGGTTATAACTCAATTTGTTGATAAATTTTACGCTTTTAAAATTGATGCCAACGGTGTAAATCAAACGCCAATTGTCACGCAAATTGCGCCAATTGTTCCTGTAAGTGGTTATAGACGAAATTCGATTGGCCAGTTAAAGGCGTCTCCCGACGGAAAGAAAATTGCCATCGCCCATCAGCAATTAGGCACTTCAAAAGGTGGGACAACTAGCAATGGAGTTGTCTACTTGTATGATTTTAACAATCAAAACGGAACTGTAAGCAATGCGATTCTTATTCGAAATAACGTATCACCTTATGGAATAGAGTTTTCGGCTTCTGCCAAAAGGCTTTATGTTGCCTACGATAATTCGACTGTGCAATACGACCTTGAAAGCAATCCCATCAATACTTCGGGCTTTACGGTTTCTACTGTTTCTGCGGGATCTTTGCAATTAGGACCAAATCAAAAAATCTATCTTGCCCGATTGCAAACTAATGTACTTGATGTTATAAATAATCCTGATGATTTGGGCGCAGCCTGCAATTACGAACAAGCAGCAGTCTACTTAGACCAAGGAATTTGCTATTTTGGACTCCCTCCTTTTATCACTTCGTTTTTCTCAAGTAGCCTAACTGCAGAAAACTTTTGTTTGGGAGATACTACAAATTTCTTCGTCAACTCTCTCCAAGAATTTGATAGTATAAGTTGGGATTTTGGCGATGGATCTGCTGTTTCGACAGTTGAGGATGCAACACATACTTACAGTGCAGCAGGACCGTACACAGCTACAGCAACAATTGTATACAATGGTGAAGTAAATATAAACACGATCAATATTACCATTATCGAAAATCCAAATGCCACCGATGCTACTTTGCAGCAGTGTGCATTGGGAGATGGATCAGAAGTTCTTTTCGACCTAAACAACGCGATTTCACAAATTGTAGGAACACAGACAGGAATGGAAGTAAAGTTTTATCCAACTCTTGAAGATGCCGAAAATGAAACAAATGTACTTCAAGCAATCTTTTCGACTACGATTGATATGACACAAGTATTTGCAGTGGTGAAAAACTCTCAAAATTGTAGCAGCATTAGCACACTAACCTTGGGCATTACAAATTCGGAAGAAGCAGAAGTTGCCTTATCTGCTTGTAGCACAACGAGTGCAGGTTTTGCAAGTTTTAATTTGGCAAGTTTAGATCTTGGCGGAGCTGCGCAAAATACAATAACATATTATGCATCCTCTGCAAATCTCTATCTCGCTGAAAATCCGCTATCGCAAAATTTTACAAATACAGTTGCTAATACTCAGCTGATCTACGCAGTTGTAAATACTCCAGGTCTAGGTTGTAATGCTATCTATCCTATAAGACTTACTGTATACAAAACACCTATCATAAAAGATTCGCCTATAAAATATATATGTACCGATAATCCATCTGCAACGGTTTCACTTAAGGCAGAAGTGTTGAATAGCCAAGCAGGTTTAACCTATCTATGGAATTGGGGACAAACCACTTCTACGATAATTGTAAATGTTGCGGCAACTTATTCGGTGACGGTTACAAACGCTGACGGATGTGTTGCAACTAAGCAGTATGAAGTGAGAGTTGCGACAAAAGCACAGATAGAAACTATAATTGTTAGCGGTTTGGGAGGTGACAATGTTGTGACTGTAATTGCTACTCTTGATGCAAATGGGGGTTATCTCTATAGCGTAGATTCGGAAAATGGTCCTTATCAAGAATCGAATATTTTTACAAATCTTGCTGGCGGAGCACATATCGTTTACATAAAAAGTCCACATTCTTGCGGTACAGTAAGTAAAGTATTTACTGTACTTGAGTTTCCTAAATTCTTTACTCCTAATGGTGATGGCATAAATGATACGTGGAGTGTTTTGGGAATTAATAAAAAATACAATACAAGTTCTGATATTTATATTTTTGACCGATACGGCAAATTATTGACGAAAATTGATCCGAAAAATTACGGCTGGGACGGGCAATTTAATGGCAAAGCACTACCCGCTACTGACTATTGGTTTACCACCACTCTGCCAGATGGAACAAAATACAAAGGACATTTTAGTTTGGTGAGATAG